GGAGTAAAGCTTTATATTGAGAAGCTTGCAGCAGAACTTGCGGATACGATGGCGATGTGCGGAGCAGCTTCGATCAAAGACATTAATCGAAGTATGCTGTACCGTCCAATGTAAATTTTGGATGTGGGAGTCATCTCACATCTGATATAAAAAGAGAAAGACAGGAAACAGGAAAATGAATAAAAAAGACACTGTAGTATTTGATTTAGACGGAACATTACTTGACACATTAGAAGATTTAAAAAACAGTGTAAATTATGCAATGCGTCATTTTGATTATCAGGAACGTACGTTAGATGAAGTTCGAAGATTTGTCGGAAATGGAATAGTGTTACTTATCCAGAGGGCAATTCCGGGAGGAAAAGATGATCCGAATTTTGAAGAGGCTTTTGCATTATTTAAAGAGCATTACGGAAAGCACTGTAATGATACGACAAAGCCATATGAAGGGATCATGGAGCTTTTGCATATTTTAAAAGAACATAACATTAAGATTGCGATTGTTTCTAATAAGGCAGATTTTGCAGTAAAAGAATTAAATGAAATATATTTTAA
This Anaerobutyricum hallii DNA region includes the following protein-coding sequences:
- a CDS encoding HAD family hydrolase; amino-acid sequence: MNKKDTVVFDLDGTLLDTLEDLKNSVNYAMRHFDYQERTLDEVRRFVGNGIVLLIQRAIPGGKDDPNFEEAFALFKEHYGKHCNDTTKPYEGIMELLHILKEHNIKIAIVSNKADFAVKELNEIYFKGMISVAIGEKESEGIRKKPAPDTVREALKELGSTAESSVYVGDSDVDIETARNSGMDEILCDWGFRGEEFLKEHGAKIIIKKPEEILTFIGVD